AAGTCCACATCTTTTAGATGCAACTAGTGCTCTTTCTACTATTTTAGGTATGGAATTATTTAAATTTCCTCCTACATCCACTGCCACTGTTAAAATATTCTGTTTTTTTAGTTGTTCCTCTAATACTTTTTCCTCTTCTCTTGAGGATATAGCCATTCTTACTGAAGCTTTAGCCACGTCTATGCTATCAATTTTCATTCTATCATCCCTTCACTATATTATATAAATGATATATATATAATATCATATATTTATTTAATAAGGGAAATACTATATTAAAATACTGTATTGAAATTTTAGGAGGGTCAATTTGCATGAAGAAATCACTTAAATGCACTTCATATACATTAGTTATAATATTTTTTGCTTCCTTTTTAATATTTAAGACTTATGATACTAATTTATCTTTTACAAATTCATTTTTTTCATCCAATGCTTTAAGTGAAGAAATAGATAAAGATGAATTAAAAGAAGTTATAGAAACAATTTATAATGATCGTTGTAAAGTATTTATTAATGGAGATTTAGAAAGTTTACCTAAATACTATGATACTTCTAGAAAATATGGTAAATGGTCTTTAGATCAAGAAGTAAGAAGAGTTAAATACTTAAGAACTTGGGCTTACCAAAGAGATATAGAATTTACAAATATAAATTCTAAGATTATTTTAAAAAGGGTATCTTCTAACAAATCTAATATTAGATTAGGGTTAAAGGAAATATACACTTTTGAATACATTTATAAAAATGATGAAAATGCTACCAAAAATAAATTTGGTACAGGTATAGATCATACCGTAAATTTAATTAATAAAAACAATCAATGGATAATTGCAAATGATTGGTATACAGATTGCTTTCATGACGCTCTAAAAGCCTATTCTGGAGAAATTAGAGAAATAGACTTATCTAAGGTAGAAACTTTGGATATACCTAAAATAGAAAAAGATATGAATTTCAATTACAGTGGAAAATACAATAGAATAAAAGCTGTGGAATATGCTAATAGATATTGTGGCGCTTTTATAGAAGATGAAAATACCGATTATAAGTACAATAAAAAATATAAAAATTATTCAGGTATTGGAGGAGATTGTACTAATTTTGCATCTCAAGTATTGGCAGATAAACAAGCTGGTGAAATACCTATGGATTATACATGGTTTTCTCATTTTAGCAAAAAAGAAGGTATTCATGTAGGAAGCAAGGCATGGGTAAATGCAGATACCTTTAAAAATTATATTTTATACAGTGGAAAAGGACAATTAATAAAAAAAGGTACTTTTAAACAATTAGCTTTATCTACAGATAATTACTTAAATGGAGCCTGTGAAAAATTAGAATTAGGGGATCTTATATGCTATGTTAAAGGCGGAAAAACAGATCACTTTGCCATAGTTACCGGATTTGATTCTAGAGGATATCCTTTAGTAAATTCCCATACTACTGATAGATACAATGTGCCTTGGGATTTAGGCTGGGGCGACAAAGACATATCTTTTTATCTTATACACATACGAAAATAAAAAAGTCCATGAATGTTATATTTTATAATATTCATGGACTTTCATTAATTATTATTTATTTAAAACTTCTTCTGCTTTTTTCACTAAATTTTCTACAGTAAATCCAAATTCCTTAAATAATACATATCCCGGTGCTGATGCTCCAAAATGATCTATGGATAAAATATCTCCATCAAATCCTAGGTATTTATGCCATCCAAAAGAGGATGCAGCTTCTACTGCTAATCTCTTTGTAACATTTGAAGGTAAAACTTCTTCTTTATATTCTTTACTTTGTTTTTCAAATAATTCTAAAGAAGGCATACTTACAACTCTTACCTTAATTCCCTTTTCTTCTAATACTTTAGCTCCTTCATAGATAAGTTCTACTTCAGAACCTGTAGCCATTAAAATAATATCTGGTTTTTTATCTTCAGCATCTTTTAATATATATGCTCCCTTTAGGGCATCTTTACCTGTTTCATCATATAGAGGTAGGTTCTGTCTTGATAACACTAAAGATACTGGACCATCTTCTTTAGTTATAGCATAATACCATGCTGCTGCTGTTTCTTTTGCGTCTGCTGGTCTAAATACTGTCATATTTGGAATACTTCTAAGTGACGCTAATTGCTCAATTGGTTCATGAGTTGGTCCATCTTCTCCAACACCTATACTATCATGAGTTAACACATAAGTTATTGGTAAATTCATTAAAGCTGATAATCTCATTGATGGTTTCATATAATCTGAGAAAACAAAGAAAGTTGAAACAAATACCTTTAATCCGCCATGTAAATACATACCATTAGCAATAGCTGCCATTGCATGTTCTCTTACTCCAAAGTGTAGATTAGATCCTTTTCTATTTTCCTTTGAAAAATCTCCTCTATTCTTCATATAAGTCTTATTAGATGGAGCTAAGTCAGCAGATCCTCCTATAAGATTTGGAACAGCATCTGCTAATCTATTAATAACTTCTCCGGAAGCTGCTCTTGTTGCCATCTTCTTTTCAAACTTCCAAAAATCTTCATCATTTAAAAGATCCTTTTCTATTTTTCCACTAAACCAAAGTTCCCATTCCTTTGATAATTCTGGGTACTTATTGTCGTATTCTTCTTTTAATTTATTCCATTTATCTTCTTCTTTTGATAATTCTTCAACTTTTTTGCTCATATATTCTCTAACTTCTTTAGGAACAAAGAATTCTTCTTCATCAGTCCACTTTAAGAACTCTCTTGTTGTTTTTAAATTGTCTTCTCCTAAAGGTTCTCCATGAGCTGAAGACTTACCTTGTTTTGCAGGACATCCATATCCTATTTCAGTTTTGATTATTACAATACTTGGTCTTTCTTTATCTGCTTTTGCTTCTTTTATAGCCTCATCTATAGCTTCTACATCATTTCCATCTTCTACACTTATAACTTGCCAATTATATGCTTTAAATCTTCCAGCTACATCTTCTGTAAATGCTATATCTGTATTTCCTTCTATAGTAATATTATTAGAATCATATAAAACTATTAATTTATCTAATCCTAAAGTTCCTGCAAGAGATGCAGCTTCAGAGGATATTCCTTCCATTAAACATCCATCTCCCACAAGGGCATATGTATAATGATTCATTAATTCATATCCAGGTTTATTGAATTTTTCTGCAAGATATTCCTCAGCCATAGCCATACCTACAGCATTTGCTATACCTTGACCAAGTGGTCCTGTAGTAGTTTCTACTCCAACAGTATGACCATATTCTGGGTGACCCGGTGTTTTACTTCCCCATTGTCTAAAGTTTTTTAGATCCTCCATAGTTAAACCATAATTAAATAAATGAAGTAAAGAATATATCAACATAGATCCATGTCCTGCTGATAGCACAAATCTGTCTCTATTAATCCAATTAGGATTTTTAGGATTATGTTTCATATTTTTAGCCCATAGCGTATACGCCATAGGAGCAGCTCCCAAAGGTAACCCCGGATGACCTGAATTAGCCTTTTGTATTGCTTCTGCTGATAAAATTCTAATAGTATTAATTGTTTTAGTGTCTAAATTTTTCATATTTTTGCATACTCCTTTCGTTATTCAAGTTATAGTATATCACAAAAAAGCCTTAAAAAAGTGCAAAGCACCTTTTAATGAATAATGAAGAATGAACAATGAATAATTTTAGATAAGCTAAACTTTTGTAAATAAAATATCTTCGATGTTAAGCTTAGCTTAACGAGTTTTCCATAGAACAACTATCTTCAACAAGCTAAATAAAATTAAAATTTTTCTGAGTGTAACGAAGAAAAATATCCTTAATTGTTCATTATTCATTGTTAGTTGTTCATTAATTAAAGTTGTTCATTAAAAAATTACGTAGTAGTTTTTTTAAAGCCTTTTCCTTGTACTTCTGAAACGTCTAATATAGAAATAAAAGCATGGTTATCTATTTCTTTTACCATATGTTTTAATTCTGGTAATTGAGATAGGGAAACCACACAATATAAAACTTTTTTCTCCTTACTAGTATAGGCACCTTCTCCATTTAGAAAGGTTACTCCTCTTCCTAGGGCATCCATTATCCATTTACTTACTTCTACTTCTTTTTCTGTTATTATAAATATTAATTTTTCTTTATTATCGAATCCTTTTACTACCTTATCTATCATAGTAGCAGTTAAATACATTGAAACTAAAGTATATAATGCAATTTTTATATTAAATATAAAAGCACCTGCAACTACTATTAAGAAATTAAATGCAAAGGAAATTTTACCTATATCGAAGTTTTCATATTTTTTCTTTATTACAGAAGAAACTATATCTAATCCTCCTGTAGATCCTTGGTTACTAAAACTCAATCCCACACCTATACCATTTAGTATACCACCATATATACACAATAATAAAATATCATCTAAAACTACTGCTTTTTGAAGTGGTCTTGTTAATATAAGCATAATAGACAAGGATACACTTCCTATTATAGTATTTATAGTAAACTTTGTATCCATTTTTTTATAACTTAAATACAAAAGTGGAAGGTTTATTAACAGCACAGAATATCCGGTAGGTATATCCAGAGTATATTCTAATATTAAGGCTAATCCTGACACTCCTCCACTTAATAAACTTGCATTTACTATAAAAGTATTAATACCTATTGCAGATATTAATGAACCCAAAATTATAAAAAATATATTTTTAACACTCAAGTTATTTAAATACTTACTGCTTTTCAATTCTTATCCCCCTTAAAAGTTTATCTATTTAATAATAGTACATTTTGACAAATAAATAAAGCCCCCCCTTTTTGACAATGAATAATGAAGAATGAACAATGAATAATTATGGATATTTTTTCTCCTCTATCGTGACATTTGACAATTGACATTTGACAGAGGACAATGGTGGATATTTTTTCTCCTCTATCGTTGCGAAAAAATTTTAATTATATAATTTTTATATTAAGCAGTTTTTCACTAAAACAAGCAATGTTTAGCGAAGCAAACGAGCCCTTTTTTTATAATTTCCTAAACTATTAACTCTTCACTAAAACAACGATGTTCAGCTTCGCTGAACGAGTTTTCCATTTTCAATTATATCTAATAAAATTAAAGTTCTTCTGACGAAAGGAAGAAGAACCTCCTTCATTGTCCTCTGTCCTCTATCCTCTGTCCTCTGTCCTCTATCCTCTATCCTCTAAAATTAATGATTTTCTGTAACGTAGTGGAAGAAAATCCCCCTAAATTGTTCATTATTCATTGTTAGTTGTTCACTAAAAAAGGTTGTTCACTAATCAAATGTATTGGTTTGCTGCACAAGCCCAGTCTTTTATTATTTCCTTCATATCTTGGAGCGCAATGGTTACATCATTCTTTTTAACTTTTTTACCAGATAATTTCTTTATTTCGCCAAAGGGTTCCCTTAAAGATAATGTTTCTTCGGCACCTGTCAGCACCCATAGTGTTTTACAATTTATAGGCTTTACTTTTAATTTTTCCTCTCCCATGCCGTCAGTAAAATATATTAGAATATGATCTCTTAGTTTATTATCATATATATATTGAAATACCGGTGAAAAGGCAGTTCCACCTCTAGTGTCCAATTTTTTCTTAACATCTCCTTGTCTTCTCACTTTATAAACTCTTCTTATAGTATTATCCGATTCAATTATTGTTATGTCTGAAGAATAATTTTTTACAATATCAAATACTTCTACCATAACCTTTTGTATATCCTCATCACTCATACTGCCGCTTATGTCTAAAGCTATCAATAGTTTTATTTTGTGATCTGGTAACTTTCCCCTTATATCCAATCTATTTGGTTGTCTTCTATCTTTTCTAGTAATTGTTTTTTTATATCCCATAGGTTGTGTTCCAATAATTCTTCTTAGATATTCATTCCATGGTATTTCAGCTTTTCTGTTTAAATCTTTTAAAGCCTTTTGTATAGAAGTTGGGGCTTTTCCTTTACTTGCATTATTAGCAGTTTTTTTAGTAAGCTCTTTTAAATGTTCTAAATCAAAATTATCCTTATTTAAACTCCAAATATCATGAGCATTTTCTATTTTATACTCTTCAATTTTTACATTTGTTGAATTCTTCATAGCTTCTTCATTTGTAATTTTTTTCTTACCATCTTCAGTTGTCAGCTTATCCATAGCTTTTTTTATCTCTTTTGCATAGTATTCTGCATTTTTTTCATAGGGTAAATCACACTTAAAAGATAAATTAACTTTTTCTATAGTAGATGACCAAGGTGGTAAATTTTCAATGTATTGATTTATAGATATATCTAAAGCTGTGTTTACTATAAAATTGCTATACTTTTTTATAAGCTGCTTTTGTCGTTTAATGTGTCCAAACATTATGTGATATATTTCATGTTTTATAAGAGCTTTCATTTGCTCTAGACTACAATTCAAAAATAAAAATGGATTAAAATGCAATACAAAATGAGATAGGGATACTGTAGTTCCCACTGGCCACAGTAGTTTAGTATTTATTTCCCTTTTCATTTGCATAGAAAATAGTCCAAAAAAATTATTCTCTCCCTTCATTAAAGAAAAGGTAGTAAGTTCTATTAAATAAAAAAATCTTTTTTTAAATTGTCCATTTATTGTTACTTTATCCTCTAAATTATATGCATCTTTTAATAATTCTCTTCTCAAGCTTTCAAATTTATTATTTAATTTAATCATCTCCCTATTATTTTAAATCCTGAAACATCTTAAAAAATCCATCTATAAAAATTTCATTTTCTAAAAATTCACTATATATGTCTTTATAATTAAATTTAATCTCCTGCATAATACCCATCTTTAAATCTGATGGAAACAGCTGTATAAGTTTAGAAAATATATTCACGTCTCTATGTTTATTCTCACTATCCATTATATATGACAAAGCATTTTTAGCTTCTAGGTAAAGTCTTGAATGGCTTTCCTCTTTTATTCTTCTTTCTAATTCTTTATGTATTTCTTCATTTTCAAATATTTCTTCTGGGGTTATTAAAGGCCTTTTGTTTTCTTCTATAAAATTAATAAAATCTTGGGCTATACTTTCCCCTATATTTCCCTTAACTACATTGTAAAATATTTTAGTTGGATATTTTTCCCTCATATACACATCATAGGCTTTTGAAACTCTTTCCCAACTCCTTGGAGTGGCCTTTATACTTTCCTGGGAACTTGGGTTATGTAGATATTCTGGAAAGGATGCTATAAATTGAAGTATGTCCTTATTTATATTAACTTCTTCTCTCATGCCCCATTTAATCCATGTATTCACATCTGCATCTAATTCTATCCAAACAAATCTATCTTCCTGGGCTGGATCCATATCCACTACTTGATAATCTGTATATTGAAAAGAATCATATTTATTTGATGGGTTCATTGCCGCTATTACATCTACTCTTGGAGATAATTTATATCCGTTTATTTCCCTATTTAATATTATGTTCATAAGCTCCTGTTGCACACTGTGTTCACATCTATTTATTTCATCTATAAATAGTAATACCCTTCTATTTTTATCTTCTTCTAAAGCCTTGTCTATTTCTACAAGCTTTGTATGAACTGCATATACTGTTCTTTTTATCTTTTCCCCTGTATGTTTAATTACATATTCCTCTACAGTAGGTAGTCCTCCTATTTCTCCTTCTTTTAAAAGATTACCATCTATATTTACCACATAATAATTATTTTTATTACCTAATTCCCTTATTAATGAGGTTTTACCTATACCGCTCTCTCCTATTATTAAAGGAACCTCCCCTGTTTTTATAACCATTTCTACTGCCATTAGCACTTCATTAAAATTCATTTAATACACTCCCTACATACCTAAATTATAATCTACAAAAATTCCTTTTGCTTTCATGCTTCCAAACTTATATATAAAACTAAATTTATCTATATTTAAAGCTTCAGTTTTTATAAAATCTAAAACAAATTCCCTTTCTACATCTTCTTTAGCTATTTCTTCTATAACAACTTTTTTTGATAAATCCTCATAATCCTTACTTAAGTATTTTACAACTTTAAAATTCACCTTTAAAAATTCTCTTACCTTTTCCTCTGTAATATCTTTTATATAATTCATAACCTGCTCATTTGCTTTTACAGCTTCTAATTGTACTCTAAAGGAAGGGTTTTCTATATATTTTATAGAAGTCCAATCCTTTTTAACAGCCGCAATTTTTATTTCTTCACTAGGATCCTTTATATACTTTATAGAATCCGCATCCTTTTCTACCGCTAACTTTTGAACTTCTAAAGATGGATTTTTTACAAATTGTATAGCCCATCCCTTACCTTTTATAGCAGCTTTAATTGTATTTTCGCTAGGATCTTTTATATACTCTAAAGTATTCCAAGCCTTTTCTACTGCATAAATACACATTTCTTCTGTGGGATTTTCTATATACTCAATAATCCATGGATTAGATTTTAATGCCTGCCACTTTAAATCTTCTCCTGGATTTTTTATAAATTTTATTAAATTAGGTTTTTGTGATATAGCAATCCTTGCCATTTCCTCTGTGGGATTTTCTACAGATTTTATGTAATAAGGATCTCTTTTAATATATTCTATTATCTTTTCATTATCCATCATTTAAGCCACCTCTATTATTTTATGATTAATTATATTTTACCATATTTTTATTTTTTTACACTATAAAAGAGAATATATATTAAAAAATACACATTCTCCTTTAATCTTAATTTACAATTATAAAGCTAAAATATTAATATCATAAGCAATATAATAAGCACTATGGCAAATACATAGATTGAATAGGTTATACTGCTCATCATATTCATAGTTTTTGAAAAACTTTCATTTAAACTTTTTTGTTTGCTTTGATTTTCTTTGTCTAAATGTCTTTTATATTTATATGTAAGGTCTATTTGTTTTTCTCCAATTTTTCTAAATAAATAATTAATACCATATATTAAATTCAAAAGGCCCTCATCAAAAACCCTTAATATTAAACTGCTATAATGAATAACACTCTTTAGAACTGGTATATATATGTTTTTTTCTAAACTAAACCAATTTAAAGCTATATTTTCGTACCACCAATTGTTGCCATTTCCCTTTCTTAAAACCTTTTTTATAAAAAATTTATATATTAAAACTCCTATTATAACTGATATCATAGAAGATTTTATATTTCCTATAGAATAAAAGTTTCCAATACTGTGAGCCTCTATATTAAAAGCTTCTGCACTTTTATATAGTATTTTCATAACTAAATCCCCTCTAACACCAAGGAATATAGTCATAAATGCAAGTATTATCATAGGGAAAAAGGTTACTTTACTTATTTTAATTTTTCCTTTATAGTTGCTAGCCACACCTTCTTCTATAAACAAAGCCATAAATATTTTTAATAAATAGGCTACAGTAAATCCGCTGCTTAGTACAAATATAATATCTGCAAAGCTTATCCATAAACTTTTGTATAGCATCTTGCTTTCAATTAGTGCATGATGAATTATATTTTTACTTATAAATCCATTAAAGCCTGGCATAGCTGTAATTCCACAAATCCCTATAAAAAATAGAAATTTAAGTAGTTTTTTATTTTTACCAAATCCACCTATATGATTTATGCTAAGTTCGTGTAGATACATGTATATAACTCCTGCTCCCATAAATAGAAGCACTTTAAATATCATGTGATTTATAATATGATATGTGGCTCCATAAAAAGCCATGTATTTATGTTCTTCTAATATACCCATAAGTCCTATGGCAACTAAAATATATCCCATCTGGCTCATACTACTATATGCAAGTATCCTTTTTATGTTACGCTGAAATAGTGCTAAAAATCCACCTAAAAACATGGTTATAAATCCTAATATTAAAATAGCCAATGAAATATTTTTATCATTAGGAGTTATTATTTGTGATGTTATCATAATACCGAATATTCCTGTTTTTAAAAGCACTCCTGATAAAACTGCACTAGCTGGAGCAGGTGCTGCTGGATGAGCTTTAGGAAGCCATATATGAAGTGGAAACATACCTGCCTTTATGCCAAATCCAAATACAATTAATGAAACTATAGCATATTTAATACCTCCTAAACTGTCTAAGGAATTTTTTAATAAACTCATTTCTAGGGTTTGGGTATAATCAAATAGTAAAAACAGTCCCATTAACAGCACAAGTCCCCCAGTTACCGCCATTATTATATATGTATCTCCTGCCTCATGGGAGTATTCATCCTCATCGTGAATTATTAGCGGATAGGATGTAAGGGACATGATTTCAAAGAAAGTGAATAAATTCAATAAATTCTCTGAAATAAATATTCCCAAAGTACTCCAATAAGTAAGCATAAAAAATAAATAATATCTATTTCTATTTTTATAACTATTTAAATACTGAACAGAATAAACAGTAACTAAAAACCAAATTAGTGAAGTTAACCAAATAAAAATATATCTAAACATATCTATTTTTAAAGATAATCCAGTTCCCATTATATTTTTTATAAAAAGCTCTATACTTTCATTATATACCTGTGGAAATATATAAGTAATAGCTAAAAAAACTATAAATGTTATTGCTATATTAAATCTATCTCTTATTTTTTCATTATATCTTCCTATAACAAAGCCTACTATAGATGCAAGTAAAGGAACTATAAGTATTATGTAAAATATATAATTCAAAAGAACACCTCCCTTTTATATAACTTCTTTGGATATTTCCATTAAGAAATTTAATATTGGATTAGGGTATAACCCTAGTACTATGGTTATACAAGTTATAAGCATTATTGGTACTAACATTTTTAATGGTGCTTCTTTAATTTCTATTTTTTCCCCTAAGGTGTGTTCTTCACTTTTTTTAAAGAAAGCAACAGTTATAATAGGCATTAAATACATAGCTGTTAAAAGAGCACTAATTAATAATATAGCAGGGAAAATTACTTTTCCTTCTAAAAGTCCACCTTGCGCTAAATACCACTTGCTTACAAAGCCATTAGTTGGAGGTATTCCAATTAATGATATAGAGGATATGGCAAAACACCACATAGTATAGGGCATTTCCTTTCCTATACCCTTTATTTCATATATACTTGTTTTTCCCCTAGTGTACATTATTGTACCTACACAAAAAAACAATGTAATCTTTATAACAGCATGGTTTATTAAATGTAAAAGCCCTCCTACAAAGGAATTTCCATTTAAAATTAGTATTCCCAAAAGTATATATCCTAATTGACTTATAGTTGAATAGGCCAATCTCTTTTTTAAATTACTTTGATGAAGTGCTAAAAAAGAGCCCATAAGTATGGATATAGTTACAAATAGCAATAGATATTTTCTTCCATGTATTTGCTTTACTATTTCTGCACCAAAAACATAATATGTAATTCTTACAAGAGCAAATACCCCTGATTTTACTACGGCTACTGCATGAAGTAGGGAACTTACAGGTGTTGGTGCCACCATGGCCTTTGGAAGCCAAGAGTGAAAAGGCACTAAAGCCGCTTTTACTCCAAAACCCAAAAACATAACTATGTAACTTGTGGATATTAAAGTTTTATTTAGATTAAAATCCTTTATAATGCCCTTAGGACAAAAATCTAATACATTAGTTACATTAAATAAAAGTATCATGCCTAAAAGCACAAAGGTAGCTCCTGCAAAGGAGTATATTAAATACTTTTTACCACTTTTTAAAGCTTCTCCAGTTCCTGAATGAATAACTAAAGGAAAAGTTGCCAGTGTTAACAATTCATAAAATAAATATAGTGTTACTAAATTTCCTGAAAAGGATATACCCAAAGTTACTCCTAGAGTTACTAAGAAAAAAGCAAAAAACCTATCTTCTTTTCCCTCATGTTTCATATATTCCATAGAGTAAAAACTAGTAAATACCCAAAGCACAGCTACTAACAATGAAAAGAACATGCTCAATTTATCTATCTTTAAATAAATATCTAAAAACTCATTTATTTTTAGTACTGTACAAGAAATTTGTCCCATGCTTTTAAAAATATATATTACAAAGAATAGATTTAAAAATACTGTTATTGCCGCTATAGCATTTCTAATATTTTCTTTAAACTTTCCAACACCTATAAAAAGAGCCATAACCATTGGAAAAAGTATAGGTATTAAAATTATTGCTGTATTCAAAATGTAACCTCCTAAACTAAACCTATTTTTATCAGTTCTATTATACTACTAGATGCTACTCCTACATATATCATTGCAAAAACCAAAATAATTATAGGTAATAGTTGAACTATAGGCGTATTTTTACTTTTATATACTTTATCTTTTAAATTTTCTTCTCCAAAAAAACCATTTATAGATATAGGGAAATAGTATACTGCGTTTAAAAGACTGCTTAATAATATTATGGCTATTAAAATAGGCCTTTGGGATTCAATAGAT
This window of the Clostridium cochlearium genome carries:
- a CDS encoding complex I subunit 5 family protein — encoded protein: MNYIFYIILIVPLLASIVGFVIGRYNEKIRDRFNIAITFIVFLAITYIFPQVYNESIELFIKNIMGTGLSLKIDMFRYIFIWLTSLIWFLVTVYSVQYLNSYKNRNRYYLFFMLTYWSTLGIFISENLLNLFTFFEIMSLTSYPLIIHDEDEYSHEAGDTYIIMAVTGGLVLLMGLFLLFDYTQTLEMSLLKNSLDSLGGIKYAIVSLIVFGFGIKAGMFPLHIWLPKAHPAAPAPASAVLSGVLLKTGIFGIMITSQIITPNDKNISLAILILGFITMFLGGFLALFQRNIKRILAYSSMSQMGYILVAIGLMGILEEHKYMAFYGATYHIINHMIFKVLLFMGAGVIYMYLHELSINHIGGFGKNKKLLKFLFFIGICGITAMPGFNGFISKNIIHHALIESKMLYKSLWISFADIIFVLSSGFTVAYLLKIFMALFIEEGVASNYKGKIKISKVTFFPMIILAFMTIFLGVRGDLVMKILYKSAEAFNIEAHSIGNFYSIGNIKSSMISVIIGVLIYKFFIKKVLRKGNGNNWWYENIALNWFSLEKNIYIPVLKSVIHYSSLILRVFDEGLLNLIYGINYLFRKIGEKQIDLTYKYKRHLDKENQSKQKSLNESFSKTMNMMSSITYSIYVFAIVLIILLMILIF
- a CDS encoding amidase domain-containing protein → MKKSLKCTSYTLVIIFFASFLIFKTYDTNLSFTNSFFSSNALSEEIDKDELKEVIETIYNDRCKVFINGDLESLPKYYDTSRKYGKWSLDQEVRRVKYLRTWAYQRDIEFTNINSKIILKRVSSNKSNIRLGLKEIYTFEYIYKNDENATKNKFGTGIDHTVNLINKNNQWIIANDWYTDCFHDALKAYSGEIREIDLSKVETLDIPKIEKDMNFNYSGKYNRIKAVEYANRYCGAFIEDENTDYKYNKKYKNYSGIGGDCTNFASQVLADKQAGEIPMDYTWFSHFSKKEGIHVGSKAWVNADTFKNYILYSGKGQLIKKGTFKQLALSTDNYLNGACEKLELGDLICYVKGGKTDHFAIVTGFDSRGYPLVNSHTTDRYNVPWDLGWGDKDISFYLIHIRK
- a CDS encoding VWA-like domain-containing protein gives rise to the protein MRRELLKDAYNLEDKVTINGQFKKRFFYLIELTTFSLMKGENNFFGLFSMQMKREINTKLLWPVGTTVSLSHFVLHFNPFLFLNCSLEQMKALIKHEIYHIMFGHIKRQKQLIKKYSNFIVNTALDISINQYIENLPPWSSTIEKVNLSFKCDLPYEKNAEYYAKEIKKAMDKLTTEDGKKKITNEEAMKNSTNVKIEEYKIENAHDIWSLNKDNFDLEHLKELTKKTANNASKGKAPTSIQKALKDLNRKAEIPWNEYLRRIIGTQPMGYKKTITRKDRRQPNRLDIRGKLPDHKIKLLIALDISGSMSDEDIQKVMVEVFDIVKNYSSDITIIESDNTIRRVYKVRRQGDVKKKLDTRGGTAFSPVFQYIYDNKLRDHILIYFTDGMGEEKLKVKPINCKTLWVLTGAEETLSLREPFGEIKKLSGKKVKKNDVTIALQDMKEIIKDWACAANQYI
- a CDS encoding YitT family protein, which translates into the protein MKSSKYLNNLSVKNIFFIILGSLISAIGINTFIVNASLLSGGVSGLALILEYTLDIPTGYSVLLINLPLLYLSYKKMDTKFTINTIIGSVSLSIMLILTRPLQKAVVLDDILLLCIYGGILNGIGVGLSFSNQGSTGGLDIVSSVIKKKYENFDIGKISFAFNFLIVVAGAFIFNIKIALYTLVSMYLTATMIDKVVKGFDNKEKLIFIITEKEVEVSKWIMDALGRGVTFLNGEGAYTSKEKKVLYCVVSLSQLPELKHMVKEIDNHAFISILDVSEVQGKGFKKTTT
- the tkt gene encoding transketolase; translated protein: MKNLDTKTINTIRILSAEAIQKANSGHPGLPLGAAPMAYTLWAKNMKHNPKNPNWINRDRFVLSAGHGSMLIYSLLHLFNYGLTMEDLKNFRQWGSKTPGHPEYGHTVGVETTTGPLGQGIANAVGMAMAEEYLAEKFNKPGYELMNHYTYALVGDGCLMEGISSEAASLAGTLGLDKLIVLYDSNNITIEGNTDIAFTEDVAGRFKAYNWQVISVEDGNDVEAIDEAIKEAKADKERPSIVIIKTEIGYGCPAKQGKSSAHGEPLGEDNLKTTREFLKWTDEEEFFVPKEVREYMSKKVEELSKEEDKWNKLKEEYDNKYPELSKEWELWFSGKIEKDLLNDEDFWKFEKKMATRAASGEVINRLADAVPNLIGGSADLAPSNKTYMKNRGDFSKENRKGSNLHFGVREHAMAAIANGMYLHGGLKVFVSTFFVFSDYMKPSMRLSALMNLPITYVLTHDSIGVGEDGPTHEPIEQLASLRSIPNMTVFRPADAKETAAAWYYAITKEDGPVSLVLSRQNLPLYDETGKDALKGAYILKDAEDKKPDIILMATGSEVELIYEGAKVLEEKGIKVRVVSMPSLELFEKQSKEYKEEVLPSNVTKRLAVEAASSFGWHKYLGFDGDILSIDHFGASAPGYVLFKEFGFTVENLVKKAEEVLNK
- a CDS encoding ATP-binding protein; translated protein: MNFNEVLMAVEMVIKTGEVPLIIGESGIGKTSLIRELGNKNNYYVVNIDGNLLKEGEIGGLPTVEEYVIKHTGEKIKRTVYAVHTKLVEIDKALEEDKNRRVLLFIDEINRCEHSVQQELMNIILNREINGYKLSPRVDVIAAMNPSNKYDSFQYTDYQVVDMDPAQEDRFVWIELDADVNTWIKWGMREEVNINKDILQFIASFPEYLHNPSSQESIKATPRSWERVSKAYDVYMREKYPTKIFYNVVKGNIGESIAQDFINFIEENKRPLITPEEIFENEEIHKELERRIKEESHSRLYLEAKNALSYIMDSENKHRDVNIFSKLIQLFPSDLKMGIMQEIKFNYKDIYSEFLENEIFIDGFFKMFQDLK